Proteins encoded in a region of the Mucispirillum schaedleri ASF457 genome:
- a CDS encoding amidohydrolase yields the protein MMNKMAFYSDFIYYNNEIHNNSYLLVTDNIIDGISNNIESYPDYKIKKFNNSAIFPGLINTHNHLGMGIMRGYADDLPLMTWLTDYIWPAERKILSGEFVYNSTLLSIAESIRSGVTCINDMYFFAFDTKRAFEKAGIRGVVGFGVLENFNKAFKAADKFEETELVSLSICPHALYTVPFDIMKQCCSYAQKRNILLHTHLAETLDEERQILERYNKRPVELMYETGAFDINSVFAHCVHVNDDDIKIMADKKVNVSHCIESNLKLASGFSPVKKMLDAGINISIGTDGVCSNNDLSMIGEMSTVSKFHKAFNMDATALSAETVLQMASSYGAKALNLQNIGILNKGMKADFFVLSFNAVHLTPVYNPVSHLVYAAKDNDITDVYVNGSPVMQDRKLINFDEEEIKNYAKEKAKILLKG from the coding sequence ATGATGAATAAAATGGCTTTTTATTCTGATTTTATATATTATAATAATGAAATACATAATAATTCATATCTTTTAGTAACTGACAATATTATAGATGGTATCAGTAATAATATTGAAAGTTATCCAGATTATAAAATAAAAAAATTTAACAATTCTGCTATTTTTCCAGGTTTAATTAATACTCACAATCATTTAGGTATGGGTATAATGCGTGGTTATGCAGATGATTTGCCACTTATGACATGGCTTACTGATTATATTTGGCCTGCTGAAAGAAAAATATTATCAGGTGAATTTGTTTATAATTCCACCCTTTTATCAATAGCTGAATCTATCCGCTCTGGTGTAACTTGCATTAATGATATGTATTTTTTTGCTTTTGATACAAAAAGAGCTTTTGAAAAAGCAGGCATTCGTGGAGTTGTTGGCTTTGGTGTGCTTGAAAATTTCAATAAAGCATTTAAGGCTGCTGATAAATTTGAAGAAACAGAGCTTGTTAGTTTATCAATATGTCCACATGCTTTATATACAGTGCCTTTTGATATAATGAAACAGTGCTGTAGTTATGCTCAAAAAAGAAATATTTTACTGCATACTCATTTGGCAGAAACTTTAGATGAAGAAAGGCAGATTTTAGAAAGATATAATAAAAGACCTGTTGAACTAATGTATGAGACAGGTGCTTTTGATATAAACTCTGTATTTGCTCACTGTGTGCATGTTAATGATGATGATATAAAAATAATGGCAGATAAGAAAGTAAATGTGTCCCACTGTATAGAAAGCAACTTAAAACTTGCCAGTGGTTTTTCACCTGTAAAAAAAATGCTGGATGCAGGAATAAATATATCTATTGGCACAGATGGAGTATGCAGCAATAATGATTTATCAATGATTGGGGAAATGAGCACAGTATCTAAATTCCATAAAGCATTTAATATGGATGCAACTGCTCTTTCTGCAGAAACTGTTTTACAGATGGCTTCATCTTATGGAGCAAAAGCATTAAATTTACAAAATATTGGCATTTTAAATAAAGGAATGAAAGCTGATTTCTTTGTATTATCTTTTAATGCAGTTCATTTGACACCTGTATACAATCCAGTATCTCATCTTGTGTATGCTGCAAAAGATAATGATATTACAGATGTTTATGTAAATGGCAGCCCTGTTATGCAGGATAGAAAATTAATTAATTTTGATGAAGAAGAAATAAAAAATTATGCCAAAGAAAAGGCGAAAATATTACTAAAAGGATAA
- the purB gene encoding adenylosuccinate lyase → MNEFDRFRTPFEERYSSKEMLYLFSPNKKFTTWRKLWIALAESEKELGLNITQEQINEMKSHIEDIDFEYAKEMEKKFRHDVMAHVHSFGKVCPSAMPIIHLGATSAFVGDNTDIIVMKEALELVRSKLVAVLENLKTFALKYKDLPALGFTHFQPAQLTTVGKRAALWMQDFMLDLENLVFEHSNIRFRGVKGTTGTQASFLHLFNNDHEKVRQLDKLVSSKMGFEKVFGVSGQTYTRKQDSRIIAVLAGFAESAHKFATDIRLLANLKEVEEPFEKNQIGSSAMAYKRNPMRSERVCALSRFIIAASSNTYYTHSVQWFERTLDDSANRRLSISETFLAADAVLELLLNITSGLVVYEKVIAKRISEELPFMATENIIMESVQHGADRQEMHEQIRIHSMEAGKRIKQDGLDNDLLKRVIADDKIPLNEKDIERILNPKEFIGRAPEQTVEFIENEIDPLISRYKTNKNFEGIVNV, encoded by the coding sequence ATGAACGAATTTGACAGATTTAGGACCCCATTTGAAGAAAGATATTCTTCTAAAGAAATGCTTTATTTATTTTCTCCAAACAAAAAATTTACTACTTGGAGAAAACTTTGGATTGCTCTTGCAGAATCAGAGAAAGAACTTGGTTTAAATATTACTCAGGAACAAATCAATGAAATGAAAAGTCATATTGAAGATATTGACTTTGAATATGCAAAAGAAATGGAAAAGAAATTCAGACATGATGTAATGGCTCATGTTCATTCTTTTGGTAAAGTCTGCCCTTCTGCTATGCCGATTATTCATTTAGGTGCAACAAGTGCATTTGTTGGTGATAATACAGATATTATTGTTATGAAGGAAGCATTAGAGCTTGTTCGCAGTAAACTTGTGGCTGTTTTAGAAAATTTAAAAACTTTTGCTTTAAAATATAAAGATTTACCAGCTTTAGGATTTACTCATTTCCAACCTGCTCAGCTTACAACAGTAGGAAAAAGAGCTGCTTTATGGATGCAGGATTTTATGCTTGATTTAGAAAATCTTGTATTTGAACACTCAAATATTAGATTCAGGGGAGTAAAAGGCACTACGGGAACACAGGCTTCTTTTCTGCACTTATTTAATAATGACCATGAAAAAGTAAGACAGTTAGATAAATTAGTATCTTCTAAAATGGGCTTTGAAAAAGTATTTGGTGTAAGCGGACAAACTTACACAAGAAAACAAGATTCCAGAATTATTGCAGTATTAGCAGGTTTTGCAGAATCTGCCCATAAATTTGCTACAGATATAAGGCTTTTAGCAAACTTAAAAGAAGTAGAAGAACCATTTGAAAAAAATCAAATAGGCTCAAGTGCTATGGCTTATAAACGCAACCCTATGAGAAGTGAAAGAGTATGTGCCCTTTCCCGCTTTATAATCGCAGCATCATCTAATACATATTACACCCATTCTGTTCAGTGGTTTGAAAGGACATTAGATGATTCTGCAAACAGAAGGCTATCTATTTCTGAAACTTTTTTAGCAGCAGATGCTGTATTAGAACTTCTTTTAAATATTACAAGTGGTTTAGTTGTGTATGAAAAAGTTATTGCAAAACGCATATCTGAAGAGCTGCCATTTATGGCTACAGAAAATATTATTATGGAATCAGTTCAGCATGGTGCAGACCGTCAGGAAATGCATGAGCAGATTCGTATTCACTCTATGGAAGCTGGAAAACGAATTAAACAGGACGGCCTGGATAATGACTTATTAAAAAGAGTTATTGCTGATGATAAAATACCATTAAATGAAAAAGATATTGAGCGTATTTTAAACCCTAAAGAATTTATTGGCAGAGCTCCAGAGCAAACTGTTGAATTTATTGAAAATGAAATAGACCCGCTTATATCTAGATATAAAACTAATAAAAACTTTGAAGGTATTGTAAATGTATAA
- the queD gene encoding 6-carboxytetrahydropterin synthase QueD translates to MYKVRIKSHFSSAHNLREYQGACERLHGHNWKVEAYLKSKTLDKLGMVEDFKMFKKHLNVIMDELDHEYINELEYFKTVNPTSENIAKYIFDKLAIHYGEKVDKVIVWETDTSAAEYTKD, encoded by the coding sequence ATGTATAAAGTTAGAATAAAAAGTCATTTTTCATCAGCACATAATTTAAGAGAATACCAAGGAGCATGCGAAAGACTGCATGGCCATAACTGGAAAGTTGAAGCATACTTAAAATCAAAAACACTTGATAAACTAGGTATGGTAGAAGACTTTAAAATGTTTAAAAAACATTTAAATGTTATTATGGATGAGCTAGACCATGAATATATAAATGAACTTGAATATTTTAAAACAGTAAATCCAACAAGTGAAAATATAGCAAAATATATTTTTGATAAACTTGCCATTCATTATGGAGAAAAAGTAGATAAAGTAATAGTATGGGAAACAGATACATCAGCTGCTGAATATACAAAAGATTAG
- a CDS encoding pseudouridine synthase, with amino-acid sequence MKEFTRLNKFIASMTGYSRREADKLIEEGKVSINGKRVREQGIKIDETEDVVFINNEPVYESKPDVFKFYKPRRVLTAYGEGRGKDTLEKFPLFAGRKFPYSGRLDYESEGLLIFSNDGELIQRMQKPEYKMEKEYLVTVDRLLSSMEMEEFSSGLDTPKGKYQPCSIKFAGKQNYKVIIKEGKKRQIRNMFGYFGSKVKRLERVRIGPITIENLKPGEYKILSRDEIIKLYKATGLNYKAL; translated from the coding sequence ATGAAAGAATTTACAAGGTTAAATAAATTTATTGCTTCTATGACAGGTTATTCAAGACGGGAAGCAGATAAATTAATAGAAGAAGGTAAAGTTTCTATTAATGGCAAACGGGTTAGAGAGCAAGGCATAAAAATTGACGAAACAGAAGATGTAGTGTTTATCAATAATGAGCCTGTATATGAAAGCAAACCTGATGTTTTTAAATTTTATAAACCAAGGCGAGTATTAACAGCCTATGGGGAAGGCAGAGGAAAAGATACTCTTGAGAAATTTCCTCTTTTTGCAGGCAGGAAGTTTCCATATTCTGGCAGGCTTGATTATGAAAGCGAAGGTCTTTTGATATTTTCTAATGACGGCGAATTAATACAAAGAATGCAAAAGCCAGAATACAAAATGGAAAAAGAATATTTGGTTACTGTTGACAGGCTTTTATCAAGTATGGAGATGGAAGAATTTTCATCAGGGCTTGATACTCCAAAAGGCAAATATCAGCCATGCAGTATAAAATTTGCAGGTAAGCAAAATTATAAAGTCATTATAAAAGAAGGCAAAAAACGCCAAATAAGAAATATGTTTGGTTATTTTGGCAGTAAAGTAAAAAGGCTTGAAAGAGTAAGAATAGGTCCAATTACAATAGAAAACTTAAAACCGGGAGAGTATAAAATATTATCTCGTGATGAAATTATAAAGCTTTATAAAGCCACAGGATTAAATTATAAAGCTTTATAA
- the scpB gene encoding SMC-Scp complex subunit ScpB, which translates to MTQKYNNDKKDDINTSPDNDIQELSDAFTSYMDDVIYEKENIIQTKLEKESPVKDILPDFTSPYNADAVVENENLDEEELSKQFDEGYFENKEKEHSSVLSDDNYEDLSENREKRIFYAALYLSGKPVELSTFRKMLNPLNLENRLINYSEEFNKLRIGVCIRMVSGGYQLVADSDVTIFLEKFFGEKTESLSRASLETAAIIAYRQPVTKAEVEEMREVNSSGTMKYLLDKNLIKVVGRKQVPGKPLLYSTTKYFLEYFGLNDLSELPTFREWQELKQNS; encoded by the coding sequence ATGACACAAAAATACAATAATGATAAAAAAGATGATATTAATACATCACCAGATAACGATATTCAAGAGCTTAGTGATGCTTTTACAAGCTATATGGATGATGTTATCTACGAAAAAGAAAATATTATTCAAACTAAACTTGAAAAAGAAAGCCCTGTAAAAGATATTCTTCCAGATTTTACATCACCATATAATGCAGACGCTGTTGTAGAAAATGAAAATCTTGATGAAGAAGAGCTTTCAAAGCAGTTTGACGAAGGATATTTTGAAAACAAAGAGAAAGAACATTCATCAGTATTATCTGATGATAATTATGAAGACTTATCAGAAAATAGAGAAAAGCGTATTTTCTATGCAGCTCTATATTTATCAGGCAAACCAGTAGAGCTTTCAACATTTAGGAAAATGCTTAACCCTTTAAACCTTGAAAACAGGCTTATTAATTATTCAGAAGAATTTAATAAATTAAGAATAGGTGTGTGTATCCGTATGGTATCAGGGGGCTATCAACTTGTTGCTGATTCTGATGTTACTATATTTTTAGAAAAATTCTTTGGAGAAAAAACAGAATCACTATCCCGTGCTTCTCTTGAAACAGCTGCAATTATTGCATACAGACAGCCTGTTACAAAGGCAGAGGTAGAAGAAATGCGTGAAGTTAATTCATCAGGCACAATGAAATATCTTCTTGATAAAAATTTAATAAAAGTAGTTGGCAGGAAGCAGGTGCCCGGTAAACCATTATTATATTCTACAACAAAATATTTTTTAGAATATTTTGGTTTAAATGATTTATCAGAGCTGCCTACATTTAGAGAATGGCAGGAGTTAAAGCAGAATTCATGA
- a CDS encoding segregation and condensation protein A, giving the protein MNELLDIKILDYEGPLDLLIHLVYKNEMNIFNVSISEITSQFIDEIRKMKEMDIEVAAEFINMASYLVYLKSRMLLPRDSSSEDDIDPEEAKFRFNQLLIEYSFYKDMAQKLKSFELNSGKFLARTNSIVILREELFTEDAYKLASAFFNISTGKKDKKMVVKNSKIATEQVAKRVKEFILSKERTLWSEIEETCKEKIEKCVSFGSVLELMKGKKIKAFQDGNFEEILLTLIKGAEENDTKIQ; this is encoded by the coding sequence ATGAATGAACTTCTTGATATTAAAATACTTGATTATGAAGGGCCGCTTGATTTATTAATACATCTTGTTTACAAAAATGAGATGAATATATTCAATGTATCTATTTCTGAAATTACAAGCCAGTTTATTGATGAGATTAGGAAAATGAAAGAAATGGATATAGAAGTGGCAGCAGAGTTTATTAATATGGCTTCATATCTAGTATATTTAAAATCAAGAATGCTGCTTCCAAGAGACAGCAGCAGCGAAGATGATATTGACCCTGAAGAAGCAAAATTTCGCTTTAATCAGTTATTAATTGAGTATTCTTTTTATAAAGATATGGCACAAAAGTTAAAGTCTTTTGAATTAAATTCTGGTAAATTTCTTGCACGCACAAACTCTATTGTTATTTTAAGGGAAGAACTTTTTACAGAAGATGCTTATAAACTGGCATCTGCTTTTTTTAATATTTCAACTGGAAAGAAAGATAAAAAGATGGTTGTAAAAAACTCTAAAATAGCAACTGAACAGGTAGCAAAAAGAGTAAAAGAGTTTATTTTATCAAAAGAAAGAACTTTATGGAGTGAAATAGAAGAAACTTGTAAAGAAAAAATTGAAAAATGTGTTTCCTTTGGTTCTGTATTAGAATTAATGAAAGGCAAAAAAATAAAGGCTTTTCAAGATGGAAATTTTGAGGAAATACTATTGACACTTATAAAAGGTGCAGAGGAAAATGACACAAAAATACAATAA
- the trpS gene encoding tryptophan--tRNA ligase — protein MKKRVYSAMRPTGELHIGHYFGAVKNWIKMQEEYDCFFAVADWHALTTNYDNPENIKEIRRQMVLSWLAAGLDVEKAPIFIQSHNLYTAELYLLLGMFTPVSWLERCPSYKDMINTLSHKDLSNYGFLGYPVLMTADIIMYLANLVPVGVDQVPHVELAREIVRRFNNFYGEIFVEPESMLTNVPKLPGLDGRKMSKSLNNTILLTEDADIIEKKIKTMITDTKRQRKTDAGDPNVCPVFDYHKVFSTDEERAKIIEGCTKAEIGCIECKKILINNVENFICPIREKKKVLDKEIQNIDEFLAPSQKKANDFAAILMEKVRKAIKI, from the coding sequence ATGAAAAAAAGAGTTTATAGTGCAATGAGACCAACAGGGGAGCTGCATATTGGTCATTATTTTGGAGCTGTTAAAAACTGGATAAAAATGCAGGAAGAATATGACTGTTTTTTTGCAGTTGCAGACTGGCATGCATTAACTACAAATTATGATAATCCAGAAAATATTAAGGAAATTAGGCGTCAAATGGTGCTTTCATGGCTTGCTGCTGGGCTTGATGTAGAAAAAGCACCTATATTTATACAGTCACACAACTTATATACTGCAGAACTTTATCTGCTTTTAGGTATGTTTACACCTGTATCTTGGCTTGAAAGATGTCCAAGTTATAAAGATATGATAAATACTTTATCCCATAAAGATTTATCTAACTATGGATTTTTGGGCTATCCAGTATTAATGACTGCAGATATTATTATGTATCTTGCAAATCTTGTGCCTGTTGGGGTTGATCAGGTGCCGCATGTAGAACTTGCAAGAGAAATTGTCCGCAGGTTTAATAATTTTTATGGAGAAATTTTTGTAGAACCAGAATCTATGCTTACAAATGTGCCAAAGCTTCCAGGGCTTGATGGCAGAAAAATGAGTAAAAGTTTAAATAATACTATACTTTTAACAGAAGATGCAGACATAATAGAAAAGAAAATCAAAACAATGATAACAGATACAAAAAGGCAAAGGAAAACTGATGCTGGTGACCCAAATGTATGCCCAGTATTTGATTATCATAAAGTATTTTCAACAGATGAAGAAAGAGCAAAAATTATAGAAGGATGCACAAAAGCAGAAATTGGCTGTATAGAGTGTAAAAAAATATTAATTAATAATGTAGAAAATTTTATATGTCCTATTAGAGAAAAAAAGAAAGTATTGGATAAAGAAATACAGAATATTGATGAATTTCTTGCACCATCTCAGAAAAAAGCAAATGATTTTGCTGCAATATTAATGGAAAAAGTTAGAAAAGCAATTAAAATATGA
- a CDS encoding site-2 protease family protein, which yields MFEHFNLSDFMIKAALSVVPFMFAVTIHEVMHGYAAYKLGDNTAKNAGRLTLNPIAHIDPVGLLVLLLTRIIGWAKPVPVNYYNLRHKYGVAIVSAAGPLANLITAFLSAVVLKILDFADVNFNIPIDIFKPLYIMTFYSVVINIALCIFNLLPIMPMDGARIIWNFLPRDKAAKYEATEKYYFLIILVLIFTNVLQYIISPIRIFILKIFNAILNLNITTGFM from the coding sequence ATGTTTGAACATTTTAATTTGAGTGACTTTATGATAAAGGCAGCATTATCAGTTGTGCCATTTATGTTTGCTGTAACAATACATGAAGTAATGCATGGCTATGCTGCATATAAATTAGGTGATAATACAGCTAAAAATGCAGGCAGACTTACATTAAATCCAATAGCACATATTGACCCAGTAGGTCTTTTAGTGTTACTTCTTACAAGAATAATAGGCTGGGCAAAACCTGTGCCTGTTAATTATTATAATCTTCGCCATAAGTATGGTGTAGCAATAGTTTCAGCAGCAGGACCATTAGCAAACCTTATAACTGCATTTTTATCTGCTGTTGTATTAAAAATATTAGATTTTGCAGATGTCAATTTTAATATTCCTATAGATATTTTTAAGCCTTTGTATATTATGACATTTTACTCAGTTGTAATCAATATTGCATTATGTATATTTAACCTGCTGCCTATTATGCCAATGGATGGTGCAAGAATTATTTGGAATTTTTTACCAAGAGATAAAGCAGCAAAGTATGAAGCAACAGAGAAATATTATTTTTTAATAATACTTGTTTTAATATTTACAAATGTTCTGCAATATATTATATCTCCAATAAGAATTTTTATATTAAAGATATTTAATGCAATATTAAATTTAAATATAACAACAGGATTTATGTAA
- the ispD gene encoding 2-C-methyl-D-erythritol 4-phosphate cytidylyltransferase, whose product MSISLIIPAAGVGKRFSGNIKKQFTEIDGKPLIYWTIKRLITSYSFDELIIGLNQDDIKFMDNVTADLNLDIPHIYAAGGKERANTVLNCLLKSNCSFAAVHDSVRPFVSSHVIKNTIDKAYQTNAAICGIPVRDTVKKINVNIIENTVSRDNLFLAHTPQVFKKDIILNSIQTALESNITVTDEASACEYAGIPVEAVLSNYENIKVTYIEDINLIQLFKAKYFFEG is encoded by the coding sequence GTGAGTATATCTTTAATTATTCCTGCAGCTGGTGTTGGTAAAAGGTTTTCTGGAAACATTAAAAAGCAGTTTACTGAAATAGATGGAAAGCCATTAATATACTGGACTATTAAAAGGCTTATAACTTCATATAGTTTTGATGAGCTTATAATTGGTTTAAATCAAGATGATATTAAGTTTATGGATAATGTAACAGCTGATTTAAACCTTGATATACCCCATATATATGCTGCAGGCGGAAAGGAAAGGGCAAATACTGTGTTAAACTGTTTATTAAAATCAAACTGCAGCTTTGCAGCAGTTCATGATAGTGTTCGTCCTTTTGTCAGCAGTCATGTAATAAAAAATACTATAGATAAAGCATATCAGACAAATGCAGCAATATGCGGTATTCCTGTAAGAGATACTGTAAAAAAAATAAATGTAAATATTATAGAAAATACAGTTTCAAGAGATAATCTTTTTTTAGCACACACTCCACAGGTTTTTAAAAAAGATATAATATTAAATTCCATACAAACTGCATTAGAAAGTAATATTACAGTAACTGATGAAGCTTCTGCATGCGAATATGCAGGAATACCTGTTGAAGCGGTGCTTTCTAATTACGAAAATATAAAAGTAACTTATATAGAAGATATTAATTTAATACAATTATTTAAAGCAAAATATTTTTTTGAGGGATAA
- a CDS encoding PIN/TRAM domain-containing protein, with protein MILFRIVYSIAIFAVYIIFRQSMDISMYMAFLYSGVTVLCILLLDLLLGGIKSYRIISSLLIGIAFLVLGFLLIQSFQSVFQQKEINLIVLFLFLYAGIIIGNKNHKFFESLITNVALKHNSTKIKLGSQPKVLDTSTLIDGRIANIVDCGFMEGSLVIPGFVLKELQNIADSHDHLRRQKGRRGLNVLKRLQEQTNVKVEIDNTSFDDIGTVDEKLLALSMKIYAAIITTDFNLMKVAEIQNIKVLNLNNLAIALRQTILPGEDLIITIAKEGKDPSQGVGYLDDGTMVVVENGKKRLGETLKVEATSLLQTESGRIIFTKVKA; from the coding sequence ATGATTTTATTTAGAATAGTTTATTCAATAGCAATTTTTGCAGTATATATTATATTCAGACAAAGTATGGATATAAGTATGTATATGGCATTTCTTTATTCAGGAGTAACTGTATTATGTATTTTACTTTTAGACTTATTATTAGGCGGTATTAAAAGCTATCGTATTATTTCTTCACTGCTTATAGGTATAGCATTCTTAGTGCTTGGTTTTTTGCTTATCCAGTCATTTCAGTCAGTGTTTCAGCAGAAAGAAATTAACTTAATAGTTCTTTTTCTTTTTCTGTATGCTGGTATTATTATTGGAAATAAAAATCATAAGTTTTTTGAATCATTAATTACAAATGTTGCATTAAAGCATAATTCTACTAAAATAAAATTAGGTTCTCAGCCAAAAGTTCTTGATACATCTACATTAATAGATGGTAGAATAGCAAATATAGTAGACTGTGGTTTTATGGAAGGAAGTCTTGTTATCCCAGGGTTTGTTTTAAAGGAACTTCAAAATATTGCAGACTCACATGACCATTTAAGAAGACAGAAAGGCAGGCGTGGCTTAAATGTATTGAAAAGACTGCAGGAACAGACAAATGTTAAAGTTGAAATAGATAATACATCTTTTGATGATATAGGCACGGTAGATGAAAAATTACTTGCTTTAAGTATGAAAATATATGCAGCTATTATTACTACAGATTTTAATTTAATGAAAGTAGCAGAAATACAGAATATAAAAGTTTTAAATTTAAACAATCTGGCTATTGCTTTAAGACAAACTATTCTTCCTGGTGAGGATTTAATTATTACTATTGCAAAAGAAGGTAAAGACCCATCTCAAGGTGTAGGATACCTTGATGATGGCACAATGGTTGTTGTGGAAAATGGTAAAAAACGACTTGGTGAAACATTAAAAGTGGAAGCAACATCATTACTTCAAACAGAGTCAGGCAGAATTATTTTTACTAAGGTAAAAGCGTGA
- a CDS encoding YggT family protein produces MAFILFLAKCYIVILLFRFVTTKQELIFNPLGKVLAKAVNPLLPKNNEKFIPLLITAIIIITSLLYSISSTAVEFQTKLLSALINYAHFFMLFYIVSMIFGSFGNRPIGGGFIALFFRLGLPWVKMTRLFIPINSGKIIIPAIIVVYLLTVCLTAVINTIFNLIIYQSIGNVANVFISAFASSAYKIFGLLYYMSFVIAFRALISWVSPDPRNIIVQLVYTITEPVLEPLRRIIPPIGIIDFSALIAMIGFYFGGMILQNIVRPFIYLI; encoded by the coding sequence ATGGCTTTTATACTTTTTTTAGCAAAGTGTTATATAGTTATACTTTTATTTAGATTTGTTACCACAAAGCAGGAACTGATATTTAATCCATTAGGAAAAGTTCTTGCAAAAGCAGTTAATCCACTGCTTCCAAAAAATAATGAAAAATTTATTCCTTTATTAATTACTGCTATTATAATAATCACATCATTATTATATTCTATTTCATCTACTGCTGTAGAATTTCAAACTAAATTACTGTCAGCTTTGATTAATTATGCACATTTTTTTATGCTTTTTTATATAGTTTCTATGATATTTGGCAGTTTTGGCAACAGACCTATTGGCGGAGGATTTATTGCATTATTTTTTAGATTAGGACTGCCATGGGTAAAAATGACAAGACTTTTTATTCCAATAAACAGTGGTAAAATTATTATTCCAGCTATTATTGTTGTCTATCTTTTAACTGTATGCTTAACTGCTGTTATTAATACTATTTTTAATCTTATCATATATCAGTCCATTGGTAATGTGGCAAATGTTTTTATTTCTGCATTTGCTTCTAGTGCATATAAAATATTTGGTTTATTATATTATATGAGTTTTGTAATTGCATTCAGAGCATTAATATCATGGGTCAGCCCAGACCCTAGAAATATCATTGTTCAGTTAGTATATACTATAACTGAGCCTGTGCTTGAACCATTAAGACGCATAATACCACCTATTGGCATTATTGATTTTTCAGCACTTATTGCTATGATTGGTTTTTATTTTGGCGGTATGATACTTCAAAATATTGTGCGGCCTTTTATTTATTTAATATGA
- a CDS encoding YggS family pyridoxal phosphate-dependent enzyme: MSVIENYNEILNSVKEVSKQANHHVDILAVSKTQCVEKMTELALNNVKMFGESKVQEAVPKIEYLSSKYNDLEFHFIGKVQTNKLKKIVEYFSLIHSVDRLDVLPLIDKYAHELNKKQNILIQINIAYEMQKNGIDPVLLDDIIKSALDYKNITLKGLMFMPPYEEDVTKNIPYFKQAAALFYKYKNDTFNILSMGMSHDFKEAVMCGATLVRVGTSIFGERV; this comes from the coding sequence GTGAGTGTTATAGAAAATTATAATGAAATATTAAATAGTGTAAAAGAAGTATCAAAGCAGGCAAATCATCATGTAGATATACTTGCAGTATCAAAAACACAATGTGTAGAAAAAATGACAGAGCTTGCATTGAATAATGTTAAAATGTTTGGTGAAAGCAAAGTGCAGGAAGCAGTTCCTAAAATAGAATATTTATCCAGTAAATACAATGACTTAGAGTTTCATTTTATAGGAAAGGTGCAGACAAATAAGCTGAAAAAAATAGTAGAATATTTTTCCTTAATTCATTCTGTAGATAGACTTGATGTATTACCATTAATAGATAAATATGCTCATGAACTTAATAAGAAACAAAATATCTTAATACAAATAAACATAGCTTATGAAATGCAGAAAAATGGTATAGACCCAGTTTTGCTTGATGATATTATAAAAAGTGCATTAGATTATAAAAATATTACATTAAAAGGTTTAATGTTTATGCCGCCTTATGAAGAAGATGTAACTAAAAATATACCTTATTTTAAACAGGCAGCAGCACTATTTTATAAGTATAAAAATGATACTTTTAATATATTATCTATGGGTATGAGTCATGATTTTAAAGAAGCTGTTATGTGTGGTGCTACACTTGTAAGAGTAGGCACCAGTATTTTTGGAGAAAGAGTTTAA